The following DNA comes from Streptococcus pasteurianus.
AACTGTGACTTCTTTCTCAAGCTCTGCTTTAAGCGCTTGAGCTTCTGCTAAAATTTCAGCTTGTGCTTTTTCTTCTGATTTTTGTTTACCTTTTAATTCACCAATAGCTTGATTAGTCGCCTCTTTAGCTAAATTTTTCTTAATTAAAAAGTTTTGGGCATAACCTGTCGGGACTTCTTTGATCTCACCTTTTTTCCCTTTACCCTTAACATCTGCTAGAAAAATAACTTTCATCACTCTACCTCCATATTTTCTCTTAAATCATTTTCAATTATTTCAAATAATAAGTGTTCGGCTTGACTAACAGTTATATCTGATAATTGACAAGCTGCTAGGGTAAAATGCCCACCGCCACCAAGTTCTTCCATTATGCGTTGAACATTGATTTTACTGCGGCTACGTGCCGAAATAGCTACTTTATTAGGAGCAACTTGAACAATAACAAACGTTGCTTCAATGCCAGCTAAAGATAACATGGTATCTGCAGCTTTACTGGCAACTACTTTACTGTAAACAACATTATCACCACCACTAGCAATGATAATGTTGTCATAAAGTTTACGCCCTTTAAGAATAAGTTCATTAACCAATCGATATTCCTCAAAATCTGTTTGAGAAATGTTTTGAATTTCAATGCTATCACTTCCTTGAGATCTAAGATAACTTGCAACATCAAATGTTCGACTTGTAACGCTAGCCGAAAAATTCTTCGTGTCCAACATAATCCCTGCCATTAGAATACTAGCTTGAATTTTACTTAAGCGTTTGCCTGCGTTTTGGAATTGAATTAATTCGGTTACTAATTCACTAGCGCTACTTGCTCCACTTTCAATAAATGTTAATATGGCTTTTTCTGGGAAATTATTGTCACGACGATGATGATCAACAACAATGACATCTGTAAACATGTTGTAAAGTTCCTGCGATAACGTTAAATCAACCTTAGAATGATCAACCATTATCAACAGTGATTGGCTTGTCACTAGTTGTAAAGCTTTGTTGACTGAAATTAGATTCGTTTTTCCATCTTCTTGTAATCTTCTGACTGCTCTTGCAATATCATGGCTCATTTCATCTGGATTGTAAACCGCATAAGCATCCTCAATGATATTACTTGCAAAGAACTGCATCCCAATCGCTGAACCAAGAGCATCCATATCGAGATTACGATGTCCGACAACAAATACTCTGTCCACATTTTTTATATGGTCTGAAATAGCAGTCATCATCGCACGGGTACGCGTACGGGTACGTTTAACGGTAGATACTGACCCACCACCAAAATACAATGGTTTCTTATGTTCATCATTTTCACAAATAACAACTTGGTCACCACCACGCACAAGTGCCGTATTCAAGTTTTGGAGAGCTACTTGCCCAATTTGCTGATGATTATCATCACCATAAGCAACCCCCATACTCAAAGTCAGCGGTAACTCACTTCCTTCTTTAGCCTGCTTGCGAAAAGCTTCTAGTACTGTAAACTTATCGTCAATTAGACTACTTAAAACAGCATAGTCTGTGAAAAAGTAAAAACGGTCCATATCCACACGACGATAAAAAATATTGTTAGACTTCGTGAAATTCGAGATGAAATTAGCAATAAAACTATTGATTTGAGAAACTTCCGCATCAGATAAATCATCTGTCACATCATCATAATTATCAATTGAGATAATCCCGATAACTGGTCGCAAAAGCGCAGCATCGCCTAATTGACGATTTCCCATTGATGTATCAAAGAAATAAAAAATCCCTGAAGATGAATCAATATAAGACGAGTATTTATTACCGTTTAACTCAAAAGTTTGGCTGGCATCTCCTTCACGCTTATTGCCAATAATTTTTTGGATGAGTTCATCCTCAAATTCTCCTTCTTCACTAGTGAAGATAAGTTCAGCATATGGATTAAACCACTCAACTTCATTTGTAGATTGCTCAAATTGAACAACACCAACAGGCATCTGTTCTAATAAACTTTTCAAACTAACTTCTGTTTGGTCGTTTAGTAATTCAATTTGTTCAAGTTCTGATAACTCATATGTTTCTTTTTGATAATAAAGCAATGCAACAAGCAAAGACAGCGCCAAAAAGATTGCAGCTAAAGTAGCTGACTCCGTCTGAAAAAGTCTGACACAAATAGCCAAAATCCCGAATAAAATCAAGCCTATCATGACTAAGTGAATAGTTGCAAATCGAAATCTTTTCATTGGTTAACCTCTTAGCTTATAATTATACCATAAAACAGCCCTATTTGATAGAGCTGTCATTGGTTTAAAGATTACAATTTGATGACTTAATCATTCGCTTTTCTATGATGTTTTTGCTTGCCTTCTAGGTAAACCATCAAAATAGAAATATCTGCTGGGTTAACACCTGAAATACGGCTTGCTTGACCGATTGTTTCTGGGTTAATTTTCTTGAATTTTTGACGTGCTTCTGTTGCGATAGAATCAATATCATCCCAGTCAATATTAGCAGGAATACGTTTTTCTTCCATACGTTTCATTTTGGCTACTTGATCAAGGGCTTTGTTGATATAACCTTCATATTTGATTTCAGTTTCCAAAAGTTCAACCACTTTGCTGTCAAGTTTTTCTTCAGCAGGACCAACAAAGCTTGTCGCAATGTCATAATTGATTTCAGGACGACGCATGAATTCTTTTGCTGTCAAAGCATCTGTCAATGGTTTGAAACCAAGTGCTTCAATACGTGCATTAGTTTCTTTAACTGGCTTGATTTTAAGAGTTGACAATCTTGTCAATTCATTGTCAAACTGACGTTTACGATTCAAGAAACGTTGATAACGTTCATCATCAACCAAACCGACACGGTGACCAATCTCAGTCAAACGCATATCAGCATTATCATGACGCAAAATCAAACGATATTCCGCACGACTTGTCAACAGACGATAAGGTTCCAACGTTCCTTTCGTTACCAAGTCATCAATCATAACACCGATGTAAGCATCACTACGTTTAAGAATCATTTCTGGCTTGCCTTGAACTTTCAAAGCAGCATTGATACCAGCAACAATTCCTTGACCAGCAGCTTCTTCGTAACCTGACGTACCATTGGTTTGACCAGCCGTAAAGAGACCTGAAATTTTCTTCGTTTCAAGCGTTGCACGCAATTGGTGTGGCAAAACGATATCATACTCAATTGCATATCCTGTACGCATCATTTCGGCATTTTCAAGCCCTTTAATAGAATGAAT
Coding sequences within:
- the rplI gene encoding 50S ribosomal protein L9 translates to MKVIFLADVKGKGKKGEIKEVPTGYAQNFLIKKNLAKEATNQAIGELKGKQKSEEKAQAEILAEAQALKAELEKEVTVVKFTEKVGPDGRTFGSITAKKIAEELAKQFGLKINKRSIELNHPIRAIGSVEVPVKLHKEVIAEIKLSIKEA
- a CDS encoding DHH family phosphoesterase encodes the protein MKRFRFATIHLVMIGLILFGILAICVRLFQTESATLAAIFLALSLLVALLYYQKETYELSELEQIELLNDQTEVSLKSLLEQMPVGVVQFEQSTNEVEWFNPYAELIFTSEEGEFEDELIQKIIGNKREGDASQTFELNGNKYSSYIDSSSGIFYFFDTSMGNRQLGDAALLRPVIGIISIDNYDDVTDDLSDAEVSQINSFIANFISNFTKSNNIFYRRVDMDRFYFFTDYAVLSSLIDDKFTVLEAFRKQAKEGSELPLTLSMGVAYGDDNHQQIGQVALQNLNTALVRGGDQVVICENDEHKKPLYFGGGSVSTVKRTRTRTRAMMTAISDHIKNVDRVFVVGHRNLDMDALGSAIGMQFFASNIIEDAYAVYNPDEMSHDIARAVRRLQEDGKTNLISVNKALQLVTSQSLLIMVDHSKVDLTLSQELYNMFTDVIVVDHHRRDNNFPEKAILTFIESGASSASELVTELIQFQNAGKRLSKIQASILMAGIMLDTKNFSASVTSRTFDVASYLRSQGSDSIEIQNISQTDFEEYRLVNELILKGRKLYDNIIIASGGDNVVYSKVVASKAADTMLSLAGIEATFVIVQVAPNKVAISARSRSKINVQRIMEELGGGGHFTLAACQLSDITVSQAEHLLFEIIENDLRENMEVE